In Amycolatopsis solani, a single window of DNA contains:
- a CDS encoding glycoside hydrolase family 43 protein: MTSRLSAVLLCAVFAAPAPAAAAQPPLVAAPERLLAQDFPDPSVVRVAEGYLAFATTGPAGSVPMAAAGDATGPWRVVGDPLSSPPSWAVPGTQYWAPDVSPRADGSWLMYFSATDAGRAVMCVGAAVAADVRGPYRPVGDRPLVCPPQDGSDIDPQGFTDADGTRYLLYKSLHGNGPPSTLWLQQVDPTGLTAVGGRKPLLRVDSPAEKGVIEAPCLVKTGGGYTLLYSAGTFTDETYHTAYATASALTGPYRKAGDLLTTAGLGGTVDGPGGAAVADGRIYFHGWLGGRKARALYSLPIRFDGTEPVLG, translated from the coding sequence ATGACTTCGAGACTATCGGCGGTGCTGTTGTGCGCGGTGTTCGCAGCACCCGCCCCGGCAGCCGCAGCGCAGCCGCCGCTCGTCGCGGCCCCGGAACGGTTGCTGGCTCAAGACTTCCCCGACCCCTCCGTCGTCCGCGTGGCCGAGGGCTACCTCGCCTTCGCGACCACCGGACCGGCCGGTTCCGTCCCGATGGCCGCCGCCGGGGACGCCACCGGTCCGTGGCGGGTCGTCGGCGACCCCCTGAGCTCCCCGCCTTCCTGGGCGGTGCCCGGGACCCAGTACTGGGCGCCCGACGTTTCTCCCCGCGCCGACGGCAGCTGGCTGATGTACTTCTCGGCGACCGACGCCGGGCGCGCCGTGATGTGCGTGGGCGCGGCCGTCGCCGCGGACGTGCGGGGCCCCTACCGGCCCGTCGGCGACCGGCCGCTGGTCTGCCCGCCTCAGGACGGAAGTGACATCGACCCGCAGGGCTTCACCGACGCCGACGGCACCCGGTACCTGCTCTACAAGAGCCTGCACGGCAACGGACCCCCTTCGACGCTGTGGCTGCAGCAGGTCGATCCGACCGGCCTCACCGCCGTCGGCGGCCGGAAACCCCTGCTGCGCGTCGACTCGCCGGCGGAGAAGGGCGTCATCGAAGCTCCCTGCCTCGTCAAGACCGGCGGCGGGTACACGCTGCTCTACTCGGCCGGGACTTTCACCGACGAGACCTACCACACGGCGTACGCGACCGCGTCGGCACTGACCGGGCCCTACCGCAAGGCGGGCGACCTGCTCACCACGGCCGGCCTCGGCGGGACGGTCGACGGGCCGGGCGGTGCGGCCGTCGCCGACGGGCGGATCTACTTCCACGGCTGGCTCGGCGGCCGGAAAGCACGTGCGCTCTACTCGCTGCCGATCCGGTTCGACGGGACGGAACCCGTCCTCGGCTGA
- a CDS encoding class I SAM-dependent methyltransferase — protein sequence MTSIPEPVARHQSVAHHAGFDYTAGSPHLRHRGLHGRVVEACRDVVREVLARWGHCRVLEVGAGHGTFTDHIAALGAEVWVTELSQDSATRLADRFRYNANVHVRPDPDGTAAAALGTFDVVLCLSVLHHIPDYLAAVGQYTAQLAPGGAFVSYQDPLWYPRRSRVSRLVDRGAYLTWRLGRPDRARGLASLSRRLRGAYDDSFPGDSVEYHVVRLGVDEDALEKLLRERFSAVRVDRYWSTQAGPLQWLGERFGPPTTFGLVATGARPQPRTGSVPSNRIGSE from the coding sequence GTGACGAGCATCCCGGAACCCGTGGCGCGCCACCAAAGTGTGGCCCACCACGCCGGGTTCGACTACACCGCGGGCTCGCCGCACCTGCGTCACCGCGGCCTGCACGGGCGGGTCGTCGAGGCGTGCCGGGACGTCGTGCGCGAGGTGCTGGCCCGCTGGGGCCACTGCCGCGTCCTCGAAGTCGGCGCCGGGCACGGCACCTTCACCGACCACATCGCGGCGCTCGGCGCCGAGGTCTGGGTGACGGAGCTGAGCCAGGACAGCGCGACCCGGCTCGCGGACCGGTTCCGGTACAACGCGAACGTGCACGTGCGCCCCGACCCGGACGGCACCGCGGCGGCCGCGCTCGGCACGTTCGACGTCGTGCTCTGCCTGTCCGTGCTGCACCACATCCCGGACTACCTGGCCGCGGTAGGCCAGTACACCGCGCAGCTCGCGCCCGGTGGCGCGTTCGTGAGCTACCAGGACCCGCTGTGGTACCCGCGCCGCAGCCGGGTGTCCCGCCTGGTCGACCGCGGCGCGTACCTGACGTGGCGGCTGGGCCGGCCGGACCGCGCCCGCGGGCTCGCGTCCCTGTCCCGGCGCCTGCGGGGCGCCTACGACGACAGCTTCCCCGGCGACAGCGTCGAATACCACGTCGTGCGGCTGGGCGTCGACGAAGACGCGCTCGAAAAGCTGCTGCGGGAACGCTTTTCCGCCGTCCGCGTCGACCGGTACTGGTCCACCCAGGCGGGCCCGCTGCAGTGGCTGGGCGAGCGGTTCGGGCCGCCCACGACGTTCGGCCTCGTCGCGACCGGCGCGCGGCCTCAGCCGAGGACGGGTTCCGTCCCGTCGAACCGGATCGGCAGCGAGTAG
- a CDS encoding serine O-acetyltransferase, which produces MRAFRAVWAADLAAAAGRPVRSPVRVLWLLLSRPGVLAVLLLRVQETLYAHRVLRPGAYLVRGFTHALTGADFVPGCRIGPGLRLEHPGGVVFGAGAVLGPDGFVCQRVTLGERLGDREGHAYPVVGSGVFLGAGATLLGGVRVGDGASVGAGAVVLTDVPPGALAVGVPAHAVPAKPNSEL; this is translated from the coding sequence ATGCGCGCTTTCCGTGCGGTGTGGGCCGCGGACCTCGCGGCGGCCGCCGGCCGTCCCGTGCGGTCGCCGGTGCGGGTGCTGTGGCTGCTGCTGTCCAGACCCGGTGTGCTGGCCGTGTTGCTCCTGCGCGTGCAGGAAACGCTGTACGCGCACCGGGTCCTGCGGCCGGGCGCGTACCTCGTGCGCGGGTTCACGCACGCGCTGACCGGCGCCGACTTCGTACCCGGTTGCCGGATCGGGCCCGGGCTGCGGCTCGAGCACCCCGGCGGGGTCGTGTTCGGCGCGGGCGCGGTGCTCGGCCCGGACGGGTTCGTGTGCCAGCGCGTGACGCTCGGCGAGCGCCTCGGCGACCGCGAAGGGCACGCCTACCCCGTCGTCGGCTCGGGCGTGTTCCTCGGGGCCGGCGCGACGCTCCTGGGCGGCGTGCGCGTCGGCGACGGGGCCAGCGTCGGGGCCGGTGCCGTGGTGCTGACCGACGTCCCGCCCGGCGCGCTCGCCGTCGGCGTCCCCGCTCACGCCGTCCCCGCGAAGCCGAACAGCGAGTTGTAG
- a CDS encoding FkbM family methyltransferase → MTLPRPRLEVGPGSGSLRTRAALGLAGCHARLTGGRVHVPVLKVLDRLLPGGPLPRVRARLAPGVDVDLDPAGALARASVIAAGYEHGEVEALAEALRPGGLFLDVGANIGWFTLMLAAHRPSARVWAFEPLPATADRLAANVRRAGRDNVRVVRAAAGRATGTVPFTSTVDSAFAHRAEGAGPSVVCPVTTVDDEWDRAGQPRVDAVKVDVEGAEPDVLRGAERVLRRDHPVLLVETPGAAAVSAVEAVLAPWGYRRRPRASLLPYNSLFGFAGTA, encoded by the coding sequence GTGACGCTCCCGCGGCCGCGGCTGGAGGTCGGGCCGGGCAGCGGGAGCCTGCGCACCCGGGCGGCACTGGGCCTGGCCGGCTGCCACGCCCGGCTCACCGGCGGCCGGGTGCACGTGCCGGTGCTCAAGGTCCTGGACCGCCTGCTGCCCGGCGGTCCCCTGCCGCGGGTGCGCGCGAGGCTCGCGCCCGGTGTCGACGTCGACCTGGACCCGGCGGGCGCGCTGGCCCGCGCCTCGGTGATCGCCGCGGGGTACGAGCACGGCGAGGTCGAGGCGCTGGCCGAGGCGCTCCGGCCGGGCGGGCTGTTCCTCGACGTCGGTGCGAACATCGGCTGGTTCACGCTGATGCTGGCGGCTCACCGGCCGTCGGCCCGCGTGTGGGCGTTCGAACCCCTGCCCGCGACGGCGGACCGGCTGGCCGCGAACGTCCGCCGGGCGGGCCGGGACAACGTCCGCGTCGTGCGCGCCGCGGCCGGGCGCGCCACCGGGACCGTCCCGTTCACGTCCACAGTGGACAGCGCGTTCGCGCACCGGGCCGAGGGAGCGGGCCCGTCCGTCGTCTGCCCGGTGACCACAGTGGACGATGAGTGGGACCGCGCCGGGCAGCCGCGGGTGGACGCGGTCAAGGTCGACGTCGAAGGCGCCGAGCCGGACGTGCTGCGCGGCGCGGAACGCGTGCTGCGGCGCGACCACCCGGTCCTGCTGGTGGAAACCCCGGGCGCGGCCGCGGTCTCGGCCGTCGAAGCTGTTCTGGCGCCGTGGGGTTACCGGCGGCGGCCCCGCGCGAGCCTGCTCCCCTACAACTCGCTGTTCGGCTTCGCGGGGACGGCGTGA
- a CDS encoding FkbM family methyltransferase has protein sequence MSQDLARLVPPPMRALIKRAVNRFGFEVSRDPFAHRLVRLCDSLGVRSVVDVGANSGQYARLLRSAGYRGRILSCEPLAVPFGKLHAATTEDADWRAVRTALGRETGRVTIHVAGNSYSSSVLDMLPAHVDAAPESACVGHEDVPMTTVDELLGGEVTEPVLLKMDVQGYEAEVLAGAERTLPSISVVQAELSLVPLYGAQPLMEEVVRRLDDHGFAVWSLEPGFRDARTGRMLQCDGVFVRRDLV, from the coding sequence ATGTCGCAGGACCTCGCCCGGCTCGTGCCGCCGCCGATGCGCGCGCTCATCAAGCGTGCCGTCAACCGGTTCGGCTTCGAGGTTTCCCGTGACCCGTTCGCCCACCGCCTGGTGCGCCTGTGCGACTCGCTCGGCGTCCGGTCCGTAGTGGACGTCGGCGCCAACAGCGGCCAGTACGCGCGCCTGTTGCGCAGCGCCGGGTACCGCGGGCGGATCCTCTCGTGCGAGCCGCTGGCCGTGCCGTTCGGCAAGCTGCACGCGGCCACCACCGAGGACGCGGACTGGCGAGCGGTCCGGACCGCGCTCGGCCGCGAAACCGGCCGGGTGACGATCCACGTGGCGGGCAACTCCTACTCGTCGTCGGTGCTCGACATGCTGCCCGCCCACGTCGACGCGGCGCCGGAGTCGGCGTGCGTCGGCCACGAAGACGTCCCGATGACCACGGTGGACGAACTGCTCGGCGGCGAGGTCACCGAACCGGTGCTGCTGAAGATGGACGTCCAGGGTTACGAGGCGGAAGTGCTGGCGGGAGCGGAACGCACGCTGCCGTCGATCTCCGTGGTGCAGGCCGAGCTGTCGCTGGTCCCGCTCTACGGGGCGCAGCCGCTGATGGAGGAGGTCGTGCGCCGCCTCGACGACCACGGGTTCGCCGTGTGGTCGCTCGAGCCCGGGTTCCGCGACGCCCGCACCGGCCGGATGCTGCAGTGCGATGGCGTCTTCGTCCGGCGGGACCTGGTGTGA